The Brevibacillus brevis genome contains a region encoding:
- the sufB gene encoding Fe-S cluster assembly protein SufB, whose protein sequence is MAVKGPEIQEYQYGFHDKDVSVFRTKKGLTREIVEEISKIKDEPAWMLEFRLKALDIFNSMPMPKWGGDLDDLDFDSITYYVKPSEKQGRSWDEVPEEIKATFDKLGIPEAEQKFLAGVSAQYESEVVYHNMQEDLEKLGVLFCDMDSAVKLHPEIVKEYFATVIPPADNKFAALNSAVWSGGSFIYVPKGVKVETPLQAYFRINSENMGQFERTLIIADEDSFVHYVEGCTAPIYSTDSLHSAVVEIIVKERARCRYTTIQNWSNNVYNLVTKRAVAYADANMEWIDGNIGSKLTMKYPAVIMKGPRAKGTVLSIAVAGKGQHQDAGAKMIHLAPDCTSTIISKSISRDGGKVTYRGLSQFGRKSEGSKSNIKCDTLILDKLSTSDTIPYNEIMNDSITLEHEATVSKVSEDQLFYLMSRGLSEAEATEMIVMGFIEPFTKELPMEYAVEMNRLIKFEMEGSIG, encoded by the coding sequence ATGGCTGTTAAAGGCCCAGAAATACAGGAGTATCAGTACGGCTTTCACGATAAGGACGTTTCTGTATTCCGTACCAAAAAGGGTTTGACCCGCGAGATCGTCGAAGAAATTTCGAAGATCAAGGATGAGCCAGCATGGATGCTGGAATTCCGTCTAAAAGCATTGGACATCTTCAACAGCATGCCGATGCCAAAATGGGGCGGCGATCTGGATGACCTCGATTTTGACAGCATCACCTACTACGTAAAGCCTTCTGAAAAGCAAGGCCGTAGCTGGGATGAGGTGCCGGAAGAAATCAAGGCAACCTTCGACAAGCTGGGTATTCCAGAAGCAGAGCAAAAGTTCCTCGCAGGTGTATCTGCTCAGTATGAATCTGAGGTAGTTTACCACAACATGCAGGAAGACCTGGAAAAACTGGGCGTTCTCTTCTGCGACATGGATTCCGCAGTAAAACTGCACCCAGAAATCGTGAAAGAATACTTCGCGACAGTTATCCCTCCAGCAGACAACAAGTTTGCTGCGTTGAACTCGGCAGTATGGTCCGGTGGTTCCTTCATTTACGTTCCAAAAGGCGTAAAAGTAGAAACTCCGCTGCAAGCATACTTCCGCATCAACTCCGAGAACATGGGTCAATTCGAGCGTACGCTGATCATCGCCGATGAAGATTCCTTCGTTCACTATGTAGAGGGCTGTACAGCTCCAATCTACAGCACGGATTCCTTGCACTCCGCTGTTGTAGAAATCATCGTAAAAGAACGCGCTCGCTGCCGTTACACCACGATCCAAAACTGGTCCAACAACGTATACAACCTCGTTACTAAACGTGCGGTTGCTTACGCGGATGCGAACATGGAATGGATCGATGGTAACATCGGTTCCAAGCTGACGATGAAATACCCAGCTGTTATCATGAAAGGACCTCGCGCGAAAGGTACCGTTCTTTCCATTGCAGTAGCAGGAAAAGGACAACACCAAGACGCAGGTGCGAAAATGATTCACCTGGCGCCTGATTGCACATCGACGATCATTTCCAAGTCGATCTCTCGCGATGGCGGAAAAGTAACCTACCGTGGTCTGTCCCAGTTCGGACGCAAATCGGAAGGCTCTAAGTCCAACATCAAGTGCGATACGCTGATTCTGGATAAACTGTCCACGTCGGACACGATCCCGTACAACGAGATCATGAACGACAGCATCACGCTTGAGCACGAGGCGACTGTATCCAAGGTATCCGAGGATCAACTCTTCTACCTGATGAGCCGCGGTTTGTCAGAAGCAGAAGCAACTGAGATGATCGTAATGGGCTTCATCGAGCCATTCACAAAAGAATTGCCGATGGAGTACGCGGTAGAGATGAACCGTCTCATCAAGTTCGAGATGGAAGGTTCTATTGGATAA
- a CDS encoding stalk domain-containing protein: protein MKKSNQKLAIGLATVLLLVGGTTVLAKTGTEKVSARFSNIKLIVNDQVIKTKAEPFIYNGNVYAPVATVANALGIKQEWDNKTPAVRFSGAGGNNVGSSIPEAIVKQAKDTLPLPCDTSDVKGSLYYCGPEKEVVSKGYVNLTGMSDQEFLVMYRYHTIEGLPSEAYLTLFRQSNGKVIPINTSKVFDGSI from the coding sequence TTGAAAAAGAGTAACCAGAAACTCGCAATTGGACTAGCTACTGTCTTACTACTCGTAGGTGGTACCACAGTCTTAGCAAAAACGGGCACAGAGAAAGTATCTGCTCGTTTCTCCAACATTAAATTGATAGTCAATGACCAGGTCATCAAAACGAAAGCAGAACCATTCATATATAATGGAAACGTTTATGCACCTGTAGCGACTGTTGCCAATGCACTCGGCATTAAGCAGGAATGGGACAATAAAACTCCTGCTGTCCGTTTTTCAGGCGCTGGCGGAAACAACGTTGGCAGTAGCATTCCAGAAGCAATTGTCAAGCAGGCAAAAGACACCTTGCCGCTTCCTTGTGACACTTCCGATGTAAAAGGCAGCTTGTACTATTGCGGACCAGAGAAAGAAGTCGTTTCCAAAGGTTATGTCAATCTGACAGGAATGAGTGATCAGGAGTTTCTCGTTATGTATCGCTATCACACTATTGAAGGACTCCCTTCGGAAGCTTACCTGACTCTTTTCCGTCAGTCAAATGGAAAAGTTATACCAATCAATACCTCGAAAGTATTCGATGGCAGCATATAA
- the sufC gene encoding Fe-S cluster assembly ATPase SufC, with amino-acid sequence MTAVPHLQIKNLRAKIEDKEILKGLNLEIKGGEVHAIMGPNGTGKSTLASTLMGHPKYEVTDGEVLINDEDLLEMAVDERARAGLFLAMQYPSEISGVTNSDFLRSAINARRGEGNEISLMKFIREMDKKMNTLEMDESFSHRYLNEGFSGGEKKRNEILQMMLLEPSICILDEIDSGLDIDALKIVAAGVNEMRSADRGFLIITHYQRLLNYVKPDFVHVMMQGRIVKSGGPELAERLEAEGYDWIKEELGIEDETVNANV; translated from the coding sequence ATGACAGCAGTACCGCATTTGCAAATAAAAAACCTTCGCGCCAAGATCGAGGACAAAGAGATCCTCAAAGGCCTGAATTTGGAGATCAAGGGCGGCGAAGTGCACGCGATCATGGGACCAAATGGTACCGGTAAGTCGACATTGGCATCCACGTTGATGGGTCACCCAAAATATGAGGTAACCGATGGCGAAGTGCTGATCAATGACGAAGACTTGTTGGAAATGGCAGTAGACGAGCGCGCACGTGCAGGTCTGTTCCTGGCGATGCAATACCCGTCCGAAATCAGCGGTGTAACCAATTCTGACTTCCTGCGTTCCGCAATCAACGCGCGCCGTGGCGAAGGCAACGAAATCTCCCTGATGAAATTCATCCGTGAGATGGACAAAAAGATGAACACACTGGAAATGGATGAATCTTTCTCTCACCGTTACCTGAATGAGGGTTTCTCCGGTGGTGAGAAAAAGCGTAACGAGATTCTGCAAATGATGCTCTTGGAGCCAAGCATCTGTATTCTGGATGAAATCGACTCCGGTTTGGACATCGACGCATTGAAAATCGTTGCCGCTGGTGTAAACGAAATGCGCTCCGCAGACCGTGGGTTCTTGATTATTACGCACTACCAACGTTTGCTGAACTATGTAAAGCCTGACTTCGTACACGTCATGATGCAAGGTCGTATCGTGAAGTCCGGTGGTCCTGAGCTGGCTGAACGCCTGGAGGCAGAAGGCTACGACTGGATCAAGGAAGAGCTCGGCATCGAGGACGAAACCGTAAACGCCAACGTGTAG
- the pckA gene encoding phosphoenolpyruvate carboxykinase (ATP), translating into METNTVQKLTDILGATKVYHNLPVANLVEMAVKRGEGILTDKGALNALTGKFTGRSPKDKFVVDEASVHDKINWGPVNQPISTEKFQALQQDVLQYLQSKDELFVFDGFAGADTTYRLPIRVVNEFAWHNLFARQLFIRPSEEELAAHESEFTVIYAPNFKANPAVHGTNSETFIVLSFEQKTVLIGGTEYAGEMKKSIFSVMNMLLPERNVLSMHCSANVGKEGDVALFFGLSGTGKTTLSADPDRFLIGDDEHGWSDNGVFNIEGGCYAKCVKLSEEGEPQIWKAIQFGTVLENVDVNEATRVADYDSTKYTENTRAAYPVEAIPGAVIPGVGGQPNVIVFLTADSFGVLPPISKLNKEQAMYHFLSGYTSKMAGTERGVTAPQTEFSTCFGSPFLPLHPVVYAEMLGKKIDERKVQVYLVNTGWTGGPVGVGQRMKLSYTRAMVTAALNGELEKVDYVADEIFGVQVPTSCPNVPAEVLQPRNTWANKEDYDKQAADLAARFIENFEKKFPNATDIANAGPKVK; encoded by the coding sequence ATGGAAACCAATACGGTTCAAAAGCTTACTGACATTCTTGGAGCTACAAAAGTGTATCATAACTTGCCTGTAGCTAATCTTGTTGAAATGGCAGTGAAGCGTGGCGAAGGGATTTTGACCGATAAGGGGGCGCTCAATGCGCTAACAGGGAAGTTTACCGGCCGTTCGCCAAAGGACAAATTTGTGGTGGACGAAGCTTCCGTACACGATAAAATCAACTGGGGTCCGGTTAACCAACCAATCAGTACTGAAAAATTCCAAGCACTTCAACAAGACGTGCTCCAATACTTACAATCAAAAGATGAACTGTTTGTCTTCGATGGCTTTGCGGGTGCAGATACAACCTATCGCCTGCCAATCCGCGTAGTGAACGAATTCGCTTGGCATAACCTGTTTGCGCGTCAGCTGTTCATCCGTCCGTCCGAAGAAGAACTGGCTGCGCACGAATCAGAATTCACGGTTATCTATGCGCCTAATTTCAAAGCCAATCCTGCGGTACACGGAACGAACTCCGAGACTTTCATCGTATTGAGCTTTGAGCAAAAGACAGTGTTGATCGGTGGCACTGAGTATGCTGGCGAAATGAAAAAGTCGATCTTCAGCGTAATGAACATGCTGCTTCCAGAGCGCAACGTACTCTCGATGCACTGCTCTGCGAACGTAGGCAAAGAAGGAGACGTTGCCCTGTTCTTCGGCTTGTCCGGTACAGGAAAAACAACGCTGTCTGCTGATCCAGACCGTTTCTTGATCGGTGACGATGAGCACGGCTGGTCTGACAATGGCGTGTTCAATATCGAAGGCGGATGCTATGCAAAATGCGTCAAGCTGTCTGAAGAAGGCGAACCGCAAATCTGGAAAGCCATCCAGTTCGGTACCGTACTTGAAAATGTAGACGTAAACGAAGCGACTCGTGTAGCAGACTACGACAGCACCAAATATACAGAGAATACACGCGCTGCGTACCCAGTGGAAGCAATTCCGGGTGCTGTGATTCCAGGCGTGGGCGGGCAACCAAATGTCATCGTCTTTTTGACAGCCGATTCGTTCGGTGTATTGCCTCCAATCTCCAAGCTGAATAAAGAGCAAGCGATGTACCACTTCCTGTCTGGCTACACCAGCAAAATGGCAGGGACAGAGCGTGGCGTAACCGCTCCGCAAACAGAGTTTTCTACTTGCTTCGGATCTCCATTCTTGCCACTGCATCCGGTAGTATATGCGGAAATGCTCGGTAAGAAGATTGATGAGCGCAAGGTTCAAGTATACCTGGTGAACACTGGTTGGACTGGTGGCCCAGTAGGTGTTGGGCAACGTATGAAGCTGTCCTACACACGTGCGATGGTAACAGCAGCATTGAACGGTGAGCTGGAAAAGGTAGACTATGTAGCTGACGAGATTTTCGGGGTACAAGTACCAACTTCTTGCCCGAACGTTCCCGCTGAAGTTCTTCAACCTCGCAATACATGGGCAAACAAGGAAGATTATGACAAGCAAGCGGCTGATCTGGCTGCACGCTTCATTGAGAACTTTGAGAAAAAATTCCCGAATGCAACAGATATTGCGAATGCGGGTCCAAAAGTAAAGTAA
- a CDS encoding cysteine desulfurase, with the protein MNAKELRKYFPILHQEVNGHPLVYLDNGATSQKPIQVIEAMDKYYREYNSNVHRGVHTLGNIATDGYEGAREKVRAFINAREAAEIVFTRGTTSACNTVAYGYARKYLGPGDEIVTTLVEHHANFIPWQQAAKATGATFKFIPLAEDGTVTLEAVKETITDNTKIVAIHHVSNVLGDTTPIKEIAQIAHQHGALLFVDGAQGAPHKKIDVQDLDCDFYTFSAHKMAGPTGVGVLYGKREVLERVEPMEFGGEMIDYVDMYDSTWKELPWKFEGGTPIIAGAIGLGAAIDFLEEIGMDNIERHEKHLVKYAMEQMREIEGLKIYGPQQDRSCLITFNLDTVHPHDLATVLDSYGIAVRAGHHCAQPLMRWLNVTATARASFYLYNTEEEVDVLIAGLKKTKEYFGNVFS; encoded by the coding sequence ATGAACGCCAAGGAGCTTCGGAAATATTTTCCCATCTTACACCAAGAAGTAAACGGACATCCGCTCGTTTATTTGGATAATGGTGCAACCTCTCAAAAACCGATTCAGGTTATCGAGGCGATGGATAAATACTACAGGGAGTATAACTCCAATGTGCACCGTGGTGTGCACACCTTGGGCAACATAGCGACAGATGGGTACGAAGGCGCGCGTGAAAAAGTTCGCGCCTTCATCAACGCCCGTGAAGCCGCAGAAATCGTCTTTACGCGTGGTACGACCTCTGCTTGTAATACGGTAGCGTACGGCTATGCTCGCAAGTACCTGGGGCCAGGAGATGAAATCGTGACCACATTGGTGGAACATCACGCCAATTTCATTCCTTGGCAGCAGGCAGCCAAGGCGACCGGAGCGACTTTTAAGTTCATTCCGCTGGCAGAGGACGGAACCGTTACTCTGGAGGCGGTCAAGGAAACGATTACGGACAATACCAAGATCGTTGCCATTCACCATGTTTCCAACGTATTGGGGGATACTACCCCAATCAAGGAAATTGCCCAAATCGCTCATCAGCATGGCGCACTTTTGTTTGTTGACGGAGCGCAGGGTGCTCCACACAAGAAAATCGACGTCCAGGATTTGGATTGCGATTTTTATACGTTTTCAGCGCATAAGATGGCTGGTCCGACAGGCGTAGGTGTTCTGTACGGCAAGCGTGAGGTGCTGGAGCGTGTGGAGCCGATGGAGTTCGGCGGAGAAATGATCGACTACGTGGATATGTACGATTCCACGTGGAAGGAGCTTCCTTGGAAATTTGAAGGAGGAACTCCGATCATCGCAGGAGCTATCGGCTTGGGAGCAGCGATCGACTTTTTGGAAGAGATCGGAATGGACAATATCGAGCGTCATGAAAAACATCTCGTCAAGTACGCGATGGAACAAATGCGCGAGATAGAAGGATTGAAGATTTACGGCCCACAGCAGGACCGCAGCTGTTTAATTACATTCAACCTGGATACAGTACATCCGCATGACCTGGCGACGGTGCTGGACAGTTACGGAATCGCAGTTCGTGCCGGTCATCACTGCGCACAACCGCTGATGCGTTGGCTGAATGTGACGGCTACCGCTCGGGCAAGCTTCTATCTGTACAACACAGAAGAAGAAGTAGATGTGCTGATCGCGGGCTTGAAGAAGACGAAGGAGTATTTCGGCAATGTCTTCTCTTGA
- the sufD gene encoding Fe-S cluster assembly protein SufD, with translation MSVDVQLRFDSEAITQYSKANQEPAWFLEKRLAGLKAAGELALPALEKTKIDKWNTVDFDPFQTTAKVAAANELSDLVKAQIDVDSVKNLLVQKNASTVFQAVSDELKAQGVIFTTFADALQSHGDLVQKYLLNVIALDEHKLTALHTAVVNGGVFLYVPKNVEVDVPLQAVYEIAGDNALLAPHVLIVAEANSKVTYVDTYVSGEGKSMVANSLVEVYVGAGASVQVASVRSLSVDVHDYSFRRATVERDGKMEWILGEMNDGNTVANNTTILKGTASIAETKSISVGTGSQRQNLTSQVQHIGTHTESDMVSKAVMTDEAVSILNGITKIEKGAEKANGVQAENILMLSDKSRGDANPILLIDEDDVKAGHAASVGRFSEESIFYLMSRGISRQGAERLIILGFLEPVVAEIPVEEVKNRLRQALERKLG, from the coding sequence ATGAGTGTGGATGTACAGCTACGCTTCGATTCCGAGGCGATCACCCAGTACTCCAAAGCTAATCAGGAGCCTGCCTGGTTCCTGGAAAAGCGCCTCGCTGGACTGAAGGCGGCGGGAGAGCTGGCGCTCCCTGCCTTGGAGAAAACGAAGATTGATAAATGGAATACCGTTGATTTCGATCCGTTCCAAACCACTGCGAAGGTGGCAGCGGCGAATGAACTGAGCGATTTGGTAAAAGCACAAATCGATGTCGACAGTGTAAAAAACCTGTTGGTACAAAAAAATGCTTCTACCGTTTTTCAAGCAGTATCCGATGAGTTGAAGGCACAAGGCGTGATCTTCACGACTTTTGCTGATGCTCTGCAATCACATGGCGATCTCGTGCAAAAATATTTGCTGAACGTTATCGCACTTGATGAGCACAAGCTGACTGCTCTTCATACCGCAGTTGTGAATGGTGGCGTATTCCTCTACGTTCCGAAAAACGTGGAAGTAGATGTTCCACTGCAAGCTGTGTATGAAATCGCAGGCGACAATGCTCTGTTGGCTCCACATGTTTTGATCGTGGCAGAAGCGAACAGCAAAGTAACCTACGTGGATACATATGTATCTGGCGAAGGCAAAAGTATGGTTGCGAACAGCCTAGTTGAAGTATATGTAGGCGCGGGCGCATCTGTGCAAGTAGCTTCTGTGCGTTCTCTGTCTGTGGACGTTCACGACTACAGCTTCCGTCGTGCAACTGTTGAGCGCGATGGAAAAATGGAATGGATTTTGGGTGAGATGAATGATGGCAATACTGTTGCCAACAACACTACCATCCTCAAGGGAACTGCTTCGATCGCAGAGACCAAATCCATTTCTGTAGGTACTGGTTCCCAACGCCAAAACCTCACTTCCCAAGTTCAGCATATCGGCACGCACACGGAGTCTGACATGGTGAGCAAGGCTGTTATGACGGATGAAGCAGTGAGTATCCTGAATGGTATCACGAAAATCGAAAAAGGCGCTGAAAAGGCAAACGGCGTACAGGCGGAAAACATCCTGATGCTGAGCGATAAATCTCGCGGTGATGCCAACCCGATCCTGTTGATCGACGAGGATGACGTTAAAGCGGGTCACGCAGCTTCGGTAGGACGTTTTAGTGAAGAGTCTATCTTCTACTTGATGTCTCGTGGTATTTCCCGTCAAGGCGCAGAACGTCTGATCATTCTCGGCTTCCTGGAGCCAGTTGTTGCTGAGATTCCAGTAGAAGAAGTGAAAAACAGACTCCGTCAGGCGCTTGAAAGGAAGTTAGGCTAA
- the sufU gene encoding Fe-S cluster assembly sulfur transfer protein SufU → MSSLDDLYRRVIMDHYQKPRNRGKLEESDGLIVNLNNPTCGDSISLSLKVEDGKVVDAKFLGEGCSISMSSASMMTDAVKGKPVAEALELSQKFSDMMQGKEIDDSIDLGDIEALSGVAKFPARIKCATLAWKALEQGVKQAEQE, encoded by the coding sequence ATGTCTTCTCTTGATGATTTATACCGCCGCGTCATTATGGATCACTACCAGAAACCGCGCAACCGCGGCAAGCTGGAAGAATCCGACGGACTCATTGTGAATTTGAATAACCCGACCTGTGGCGACAGCATCTCGCTCTCCTTGAAAGTGGAGGATGGCAAAGTGGTGGACGCGAAGTTCCTCGGCGAAGGCTGTTCGATCAGCATGTCGTCTGCATCCATGATGACAGATGCTGTCAAAGGCAAGCCAGTAGCGGAAGCACTGGAGCTGTCGCAAAAATTCTCCGATATGATGCAAGGCAAAGAAATCGATGACTCGATTGATCTTGGTGATATCGAAGCCTTGTCTGGCGTTGCCAAGTTCCCAGCGCGAATCAAGTGCGCGACATTGGCTTGGAAAGCATTGGAGCAAGGTGTCAAACAGGCGGAGCAGGAATAG